Below is a window of Bacteroidales bacterium DNA.
AAATTGAAAGATTGGCGTTTCAAAATGCCCAACTTTTCATATTGCAATACGCTCAGCAGCAACCTGCCTGACGCCTGCCTGACGGTAGTCAGGGTAGTCAGGTTTATAATACCACCGTTTTAAAAACTTGAATTTGTAATTCATTAAAATAAATAATAAAAAATTACAAATGCCGCTTAACTTGGGGTTTCCACAAATAGTACGAAATTGTCGTTGAAAGAAAAAGATTTTTACCTACTAACCTTTAGAAATTATTTTTTGTATATTTGTATTAAAATATATAAATATGAGAACAGTAACATTAGGTACTGCAGTAACAAATTTAAAACACTTAATTGCCGATACACTAACAAATCAGGAAGAAACAATTATCGTTACAGATAATGGTTCTGTTGTTATGATAGACAAGCAAAATTGGGAAGGTATTATTGAGACATTACGACTTTTAAGAGATAAAAAATCATTAAAAGCACTATTAGAAGGTCATCAGCAAAGATTAAATAAAGGAAAACCAAAAGGTAAAAGTGTAAAAGAAGTTTTTAATGACTTATAAAATAACCATTCTTAAAAATGCTGAAGATGACCTTGTCTGGTTCAGGAAAAACGACAAACAGAGTTACTTAAAGTGCTTTGATTTGGTACGGGCAACGGCAAAAACTCCGGGTAAAGGAATTGGAAAATCTGAACGACTAAAATATTTTGAAAATATTGTTTACAGTCGTAGAGTAAATTTGGAAGACAGAATGATTTATACAATATATGAAGATAAAAAAGAAATTGACATATCTTCATTCAAAGGACATTATGTATAAAAATTTTCTTTACCCTCTAGCTCGGCTGCAATCTACCTAACACCTGCCTGATGGCAGTTAGGCAGTCAGGTTTATAACCGCCATTTTAAATTCTTGAATTTGTAATTCACCACTTAAAAATTCTTTATCATATAATTTAAAAACTTATAGATTATATAAATAATTTAGATTATTGAAAAGTCAAAACAAATTCCAATTAATTTGAAATACATTAGCTAAATTTATAAATTTACTTTTTAAACACTATAACTATCAGTTATGAAAAAAACATTAATTATTTTATCAGTATTCGTAATTGTATTTACATCTTGTAAAAAAGATGATTACGAAAGCACACCTCTTAAAAACAATTATTTTGAATTTGTTGTAAGTAGTAATTATTTAATAAATAATACCTCCAGAGTTGATAGAGTATGGGTGATTGTATATTCTGCAGATAATGAAATACTTATAAAACAAGAATTACAAAATGGAATTACTTATACTTTTGACACAATAAAGATTTCAAAAAGTGGATTAAAAGTACAAACTATATTATACAGAGACTATGCAGAAGATTATTCTTCTGATGATTATTATAATTTTAGCACATACACAAACATCACACCCGGAATCTGGAAATTTGGTTCAGAACCTCAAGATGAATTGGAACCTATTGGAACAATTACATTAAATATAAATGATATTGAACTATATAATTATTATATCGTGGAATTAAGAAGTTCTTATACTTATGGTTTTTCTCATAATGAAAGTATATGTGAAATTGCTCAGTATTTTGATACTGACGATGTTTGGTTAATGTTACTTAATCAGGATGAAGCACCATATTATAAATGGTTCGGAGATGTTGCTTTAAATGGAGCAATCTCAGTTAGTTCAAGCGAATTAGATCAAATGAGCGATTATGTTGATATGGCATTTCCTGCCAATACAAGCATGTATATATACATAGAATCAGAAGATGATCTCTCAACTGATTTTTGGGATTACTATTTGGTGTACCTCAATTCATGGGATGATGGACAAACTTCAATTAGAGCATATTTTCCGGGTGATGTTTTTAGTGGATATTACACCTATTTAATAGCATGGAATGATTATATAACTGAAACTATGCTTACAAGCAGGGGAAGTGTGCCAAATGAATTTGAGCAAATTGATGCAACAATCACTATATCAAACAGCAATGTAAATGATTTTAATGCAACAATAAATGGTACAACAGATGTTTGTTATCATTACTGGTCGCATACGGAATTTATTGAAACTGAAGAAATTGATTTTAATTATCGGGTATATGGGCCAACCGAAAACACATTTGTATATGATGCTCCTCCAATACCGGAAGATATCAAGACATTAAATTCTCAATTATTAGTTCTTGGTAAACTTGAATATAGCTATTCTGGTTTTAATGAATACGACATATTAAATGGATATGAGGAATATATAAAAGCATATAAAAAAGATCAAAGAAATCTTATTCAGGAGGGAGTTAAAAGGTTATGGAAATACATTTATTCACAAGAGACAAAAAATATGAATAAAGTTGATGATAAAGAAGTATTAAAGAAAATTAAGCAAGAACTGTATGATTTCTAAAATTTTTCCAATTAATAAAACGGCATTATAAATGCCGTTTATCTACATTTGATTGTTATATATATGTAGTTAGTTGTTGTATGTCTATATAGCTTGTTTATATGTTTTTGTTTAGGTATTTTTGATATGAAAATTATTTATTAACTTAAAATATTTAAAATGAAAACTATTGGAAAATTAAGTTTGTTTTTTTTAGCATTAGTATTTTTATTTAGTGCTTGTCAAAAAGACGAAGAATTAACTCAAATATTAGAAGACGAGTCTGGATTATATACCCCTGATTTAAAAAACGGAGAAGTTATTGAAGGTCAATACATTGTTGTGTTTAAAAAAGAGGCTTTAAGTTCTTTAAAATCTGCTACTACTTATAAAGCTAAAAAAGATTTAATGAAGAATGAGATTGAAAGTTGCTTAAAAACAAAAAACTTAGATTTTATTCAAAATATTTATGTTGAATCTTTATATGGTTTCTCAGGGAAATTAGATGATAATCAATTATCGCAATTAAAAAATGATGATAGAGTTGATTATATCGAAGAAGACAAATTAATAATGTTAGGTAAACCACCATGGGCAGGTGGTGGAGATGATGAAGATCCTACACAAGAAACACCATGGGGAATAACCCGAGTAAACGGTGGAACGGCAACTTCGGATGCAACAGCATGGATAATTGATAGTGGTATTGACTTAGATCATCCTGACTTAAATGTTGATGTAAGCAGAAGTGTAACTTATGTTCCACGTTCTAAAAATGCTAATGATGAAAACGG
It encodes the following:
- a CDS encoding Txe/YoeB family addiction module toxin, with product MTYKITILKNAEDDLVWFRKNDKQSYLKCFDLVRATAKTPGKGIGKSERLKYFENIVYSRRVNLEDRMIYTIYEDKKEIDISSFKGHYV
- a CDS encoding S8 family peptidase; protein product: MKTIGKLSLFFLALVFLFSACQKDEELTQILEDESGLYTPDLKNGEVIEGQYIVVFKKEALSSLKSATTYKAKKDLMKNEIESCLKTKNLDFIQNIYVESLYGFSGKLDDNQLSQLKNDDRVDYIEEDKLIMLGKPPWAGGGDDEDPTQETPWGITRVNGGTATSDATAWIIDSGIDLDHPDLNVDVSRSVTYVPRSKNANDENGHGSHVAGTIAAIDNNIGVIGVAPGATVVAVRVLDRRGSGTYSAVIAGVDYVAANGSNGDVANMSLGGPVSNALDQAVINAASNGIIFCLAAGNESDDANNHSPARVNHNNVYTISAMDINDNWAYFSNYGNPPVDYCAPGVSIKSCWKNGGYSTIDGTSMASPHAAGVLLLGAAHNGGTVNGDPDNNSDIIITH